From one Triticum urartu cultivar G1812 chromosome 3, Tu2.1, whole genome shotgun sequence genomic stretch:
- the LOC125548767 gene encoding uncharacterized protein LOC125548767 has translation MPPSAGEVARPQSPLRAMMPQSPLRIKQGGKFYERLLTKESSGANPSFRYYGSEPGSVPFVWESEPGTPRDASRMVGGALPAITPPPSYLLRQHGGINVSRRGTAKGRKKRYRLKRAIKVGFIADMFRRLAVGKACWSRPGPSPAQVSSSSRWLVASEKPPEQHQHGRHDDQVPAAKSSAVVCSGARQMSPCWMLPFRGTGNRNRDRD, from the coding sequence ATGCCTCCGAgcgccggcgaggtggcgcggcCGCAGAGCCCGCTCCGCGCCATGATGCCGCAGAGCCCGCTCCGGATCAAGCAGGGCGGCAAGTTCTACGAGCGGCTGCTCACCAAGGAGAGCTCGGGGGCCAACCCGTCGTTCCGGTACTACGGGTCGGAGCCGGGCTCGGTGCCGTTCGTCTGGGAGTCGGAGCCCGGCACGCCCAGGGACGCCTCGCGCATGGTCGGCGGCGCGCTCCCGGCCATCACCCCGCCCCCGTCCTACCTGCTCCGCCAGCACGGCGGCATCAACGTGTCCCGCCGCGGCACGGCTAAGGGCAGGAAGAAGCGGTACAGGCTCAAGCGGGCGATCAAGGTCGGCTTCATCGCCGACATGTTCCGCAGGCTCGCCGTCGGCAAGGCCTGCTGGTCGCGGCCGGGGCCGTCGCCGGCCCAGGTGTCGTCGTCCAGCCGGTGGCTCGTGGCGTCGGAGAAGCCGCCCGAGCAGCATCAGCACGGACGCCACGACGATCAGGTTCCCGCGGCGAAGAGCAGCGCCGTGGTGTGCTCCGGGGCGCGCCAGATGAGCCCGTGCTGGATGCTGCCGTTTCGCGGCACGGGCAACCGGAACCGCGACCGCGACTAG